A single window of Ananas comosus cultivar F153 linkage group 24, ASM154086v1, whole genome shotgun sequence DNA harbors:
- the LOC109728703 gene encoding uncharacterized protein LOC109728703 — protein sequence MNELVEDIGDIKVLRRAGVIRGGSKAGLEVLEMVKKIDRFATYPSTFAAIDNEIDKARRFHKKQMERFLVRHQPAVLWVSSVAAASVIATAVFASRRRARA from the coding sequence ATGAACGAGTTGGTCGAAGACATAGGGGACATAAAGGTGTTGAGGAGGGCAGGCGTGATCCGCGGGGGGTCGAAAGCCGGCCTGGAGGTGCTGGAGATGGTGAAGAAGATCGACAGGTTCGCGACGTACCCCTCGACCTTCGCGGCCATCGACAACGAGATCGATAAGGCGCGCCGGTTTCACAAGAAGCAGATGGAGAGGTTCCTCGTCCGGCACCAGCCGGCGGTGCTGTGGGTGTCGTCGGTGGCCGCCGCCTCGGTTATCGCGACCGCGGTTTTCGCTTCTAGAAGGAGGGCAAGAGCCTGA